In Rhodospirillales bacterium, a single window of DNA contains:
- a CDS encoding tetratricopeptide repeat protein, producing MIRQDTQARKAGAVALPLALAGALALAGCGGSQEGSLFSPSFWSMSPLQTSGENDLAELGLAELAKGNHVAADNYFQKALKINPKDPHALLGAGMLYQQTGQTTKAREMYESVLALRPRDSDRLVSLSESPKPISDLANAGLAQIEGRPSTAALAAEPPAAGVGGSPSASLMLGRTAAPPGGPPVAQMR from the coding sequence ATGATCCGACAGGATACGCAGGCGAGGAAGGCGGGCGCGGTAGCATTGCCGTTGGCGCTTGCGGGGGCGCTGGCGCTCGCGGGGTGCGGCGGCTCGCAGGAGGGTAGCCTGTTCAGTCCCTCTTTCTGGTCCATGAGCCCGTTGCAGACGAGCGGCGAGAACGATCTCGCCGAACTCGGCTTGGCCGAACTGGCCAAGGGCAACCACGTTGCCGCCGACAATTATTTCCAGAAGGCGCTGAAGATCAATCCGAAAGATCCGCACGCGCTGCTCGGCGCGGGCATGCTGTATCAGCAGACCGGCCAGACCACCAAGGCGCGCGAAATGTACGAGTCCGTTCTCGCGCTCCGACCGCGCGATTCCGATCGGCTCGTCTCGTTGTCCGAATCGCCGAAGCCGATTTCCGATCTCGCCAACGCCGGTCTGGCCCAGATCGAAGGGCGTCCTTCGACCGCCGCTTTAGCCGCCGAACCGCCCGCGGCCGGCGTCGGCGGCTCGCCGAGCGCAAGCCTGATGCTCGGCCGCACGGCCGCGCCGCCGGGCGGGCCGCCGGTCGCGCAAATGCGA